Proteins from a single region of Crassaminicella profunda:
- a CDS encoding energy-coupling factor transporter transmembrane component T family protein has product MLRDITIGQYYPASSIIHRLDPRVKILSTFMYIASLFIVKDFSAYIYVLFFLGTTIFLSKVPLKYMIKGLKPLFLIIILTFSINIFMTKGEIIYQLGPFDITLEGVHQAVFMGTRLILLIIGTSILTLTTSPIQLTDGIEKLLNPFKRIGVPAHELAMMMTIALRFIPTLLEETDKIMKAQMARGADFESGNILSRAKSLVPLLVPLFISAFRRADELAMAMEARCYRGGENRTRMRELSLHRRDFLAGMFTCIVFAAILLDRFI; this is encoded by the coding sequence ATGCTAAGAGATATTACAATAGGACAATATTATCCAGCAAGTTCAATCATACACAGGTTGGATCCAAGAGTAAAGATTCTCTCAACATTTATGTATATTGCTTCACTATTTATTGTGAAAGATTTTTCAGCATATATATATGTACTATTTTTTTTAGGAACAACCATTTTCTTATCGAAAGTACCTTTAAAGTATATGATTAAAGGTCTTAAGCCACTATTTTTAATTATTATTTTGACCTTTAGTATTAATATTTTTATGACAAAAGGAGAAATAATATATCAATTAGGACCATTTGATATTACCTTAGAAGGTGTTCATCAAGCTGTTTTTATGGGTACAAGATTGATTCTTCTTATTATAGGAACTTCAATATTAACCCTTACAACATCACCTATACAGCTTACAGATGGTATAGAAAAGCTTCTTAATCCATTTAAAAGAATAGGTGTACCAGCTCATGAATTAGCTATGATGATGACCATTGCTTTAAGATTTATTCCTACACTTTTGGAGGAGACGGATAAAATTATGAAAGCTCAGATGGCAAGGGGTGCTGATTTTGAGAGTGGTAATATATTAAGTCGTGCAAAAAGCTTGGTTCCTTTATTAGTGCCTCTTTTTATTAGTGCTTTTAGAAGAGCAGATGAATTGGCTATGGCTATGGAAGCTAGGTGCTATAGAGGTGGAGAAAATAGAACAAGAATGAGAGAATTGTCTCTTCATAGGAGAGATTTTTTAGCGGGCATGTTTACATGTATAGTATTTGCAGCTATACTTTTAGATCGATTTATATAA
- a CDS encoding energy-coupling factor transporter ATPase translates to MSIVIENLTHIYNQNSPFEATALNDVSLTVEKGEFIGLIGHTGSGKSTLIQHLNGLLKPTAGKIIINGFDITKKDVSLKEIRKKVGLVFQYPEHQLFEETIYKDVAFGPTNLGLDEKEIENRVKEAIELVGLSYEEIKDRSPFELSGGQKRRVAIAGVIAMKPEVLILDEPTAGLDPRARDEILNQIKSLHEKYKMTIILVSHSMEDIARLVDRIIVMHKGNVVLTGKPREVFKSAEFLKSVGLGVPQITYLMKKLKSMGMSVKEEIFTVEDAKNEILKIMGRK, encoded by the coding sequence ATGTCAATAGTAATTGAAAATTTAACACATATATATAATCAAAATAGTCCTTTTGAAGCAACAGCACTCAACGATGTAAGTTTAACCGTTGAAAAGGGAGAATTTATAGGTCTTATTGGACATACTGGCTCTGGCAAATCTACACTTATACAACATTTGAATGGGTTACTTAAACCTACAGCAGGCAAAATTATTATTAATGGATTTGATATTACTAAAAAGGATGTATCCCTTAAAGAGATAAGGAAAAAAGTTGGGCTAGTATTTCAATATCCAGAGCATCAGCTTTTTGAAGAAACTATTTATAAGGATGTAGCATTTGGGCCTACTAACTTAGGACTTGATGAAAAAGAAATTGAAAATAGAGTAAAAGAAGCCATTGAGCTTGTAGGACTTTCTTATGAGGAAATAAAGGATCGCTCTCCTTTTGAACTTAGTGGAGGACAAAAAAGAAGAGTAGCCATAGCAGGTGTTATTGCAATGAAACCTGAGGTATTAATATTAGACGAGCCTACAGCAGGTCTTGATCCTAGGGCGAGAGATGAAATTTTAAATCAGATAAAAAGCCTTCACGAAAAATACAAAATGACTATTATACTAGTGTCCCATAGTATGGAAGACATTGCAAGACTGGTAGATAGGATTATTGTTATGCATAAGGGAAATGTGGTATTAACAGGAAAGCCTAGGGAAGTTTTTAAAAGTGCAGAATTTCTAAAAAGTGTTGGACTGGGTGTGCCTCAGATTACTTATCTCATGAAAAAGCTTAAATCTATGGGAATGTCAGTAAAAGAAGAGATCTTTACAGTGGAAGATGCAAAAAATGAAATATTAAAGATAATGGGGAGAAAATAA